One window from the genome of Spirochaetota bacterium encodes:
- a CDS encoding uroporphyrinogen decarboxylase family protein: protein MTQRERFQKLMNYEPVDRMPLINVEPTESGVFERWRAEGLPADIVSAADAYFGMDSFSVVPMSNGPLPPFEKKIVAEDDETYTETARLGGLVKRHKKNPTTFYGHVDYPVKTRADWEDYTLRFSKHTPGRIGTAAEIEKKCAALNASDKPVTITFFPFFTRLGFYSMGMERFLTAFYEEPDLIHDMFSYWCDLSLALARPYLDRTNVDAAIFGEDIAAKNAPLVSPDIYREFWVPHMEPLMRYLKERSVPLICQWTAGQCDPLLPIMMEQGFNCTWPLERAPGMDALAVRKKYGKGLRLAGNISIASLIAGPSAIDAEIERLMPLIREGGFFPTLDDMIALEVPLANFQYYLNAIRSIKF from the coding sequence ATGACACAGCGGGAACGATTTCAGAAACTGATGAATTACGAGCCTGTCGACCGTATGCCGCTCATCAATGTGGAGCCGACCGAAAGCGGTGTGTTCGAGCGCTGGCGCGCCGAGGGACTGCCTGCCGATATCGTATCGGCAGCGGATGCCTACTTCGGCATGGACAGCTTCTCTGTTGTTCCGATGAGCAATGGTCCTCTGCCTCCATTCGAGAAGAAGATCGTCGCCGAGGACGATGAAACATACACCGAAACCGCACGTCTCGGCGGGCTGGTCAAGCGGCACAAGAAAAACCCGACGACATTTTACGGACATGTCGATTACCCGGTAAAAACCCGCGCCGACTGGGAGGACTATACGCTGCGCTTCTCGAAGCATACGCCCGGGCGTATAGGCACGGCGGCGGAAATAGAAAAAAAATGCGCTGCGCTCAATGCGTCGGACAAACCGGTCACCATCACGTTCTTTCCGTTCTTTACGCGCCTGGGTTTTTACAGCATGGGCATGGAGCGATTCCTCACCGCGTTCTATGAAGAGCCCGATCTTATTCACGATATGTTCTCGTACTGGTGCGATCTTTCCCTCGCCCTCGCGCGGCCGTATCTTGACCGTACGAATGTCGATGCAGCCATATTCGGCGAAGACATTGCGGCGAAGAACGCGCCCCTCGTCTCTCCGGACATATATCGGGAGTTCTGGGTGCCGCACATGGAGCCGCTCATGCGCTATCTCAAGGAACGAAGCGTGCCGCTCATCTGCCAGTGGACGGCGGGACAATGCGATCCGCTGCTCCCCATAATGATGGAACAGGGGTTCAACTGCACCTGGCCGCTGGAGCGCGCCCCGGGCATGGACGCACTTGCCGTTCGAAAAAAATACGGCAAAGGGCTACGGCTTGCCGGGAATATTTCCATCGCATCGCTTATCGCCGGCCCTTCCGCCATCGACGCAGAGATTGAGCGTCTCATGCCGTTGATTCGCGAAGGCGGTTTCTTTCCGACGCTCGACGATATGATAGCGC